ATATCTCATATCTAGTTTTAAAgttcaaaaaaaattatattaCACTACTTATGAAAACAGAGTAGTCTTTTTCCTTGGGCCCGGCCTACCAAAGTCTTTATCCCTGGGCCCGGGCCAAGGAAATTGTGGACGGGATTTTGTGCTAATGAAACAACGATTGAAGGAGCTGTAGCCTATAGACACTAGACAGATGGAAACTGGGCTAGTACCGTAGAGCTGCCCACGCCAACCCCGTCTCGCTGTGGAAACTGAAGCTCACCACCCGCTCGGCGAAATGCCGAAGCGGAGCCGCGAGAACTGTGAGCAACCGGCGGCCAAGGTGGGCAGCGAGGACCGCCTCGGTTCCCTCCCCGACGACGCCCTCCTACACGTGTTGTCGCTGCTGCCCTCGGAGGACGCTGTGCGGACCTGCGTGCTGGCCCGACGCTGGCGCCACCTGTGGCGGTTCACGGCCGCGCTGCGCATCGCCCGCGACGACGATAAGCGGTGGAACGTCCGGTGGCTGCACAGGTTCGTCACCAACTTCCTGCGCCTCCGCGACAGCCTCTCGCCGCTGGACGTGTGCGACATATTTTGCTGCCCGTTCGTGTTGTACCAGGGTGGCCACGCTGCCCAGGCGTTCTGCTTCAAGGTTGCGGAGGAATGGGTCCGCCGCGTAGTGTCGGAGTACCGAGCTCGGGTGCTGAATGTTTGGATCTACACTCCCGAGGATATGCTGGAGCCTGCTGACGCGCCACTCGTCTCGCAGCACCTGACTAGGGTGGAACTAGGCGAAGTGGAATTGCCAAGCGGAATTCTAGATCTATCAGGATGCCCTGCACTGGAGCATCTAGAGCTGATATCCTGCAGAATCCAGGGCGAGAGGATGTTGTTTCCATCAGTGAAACATCTTAGAATCACTAACTCCAGTTTCTGCATTATCCCCCGCAGTAGCATTTCGGCCCCGAGTCTTGTTTCCTTGCAGCTATCTGACAATTGGGGCTTTACTCCTGTGCTCGAGAGCATGCCGTCACTAGCAAAAGCATTTGTCCGGTTTGATGACGAATGCTGTGATAAATGCCCTAGACATTGTTACAGGATTGTGGTCATGGCGACTGTGATGGATGCTATGGGAATCTCTGTTTCGAGGATGACGAAGACAATCAGTATGTGCTTCTTGGGGGTTTGTAAGGCAAAACGAATTTGGAGTTGATAGGTCTACCTGAAGTGGTATGCTTGCACTTTTCTAGCTTTTAGTCTTGTCTGCCTCCCCTAACATCATATCTCTTGTATATTATACACATCTTTAGAAAGCATGTATCACCTTCTCTGTTCGCTTGAAACAGAATTGCATATGAGCTCTTTTTAGACTTTTCCACATCCACACTGTATTCcccacaaaacaacattttgaatCAGTATATTTCTCTGTAGACATGTAGTAGTTAGTTTGTGATAATTGTCTATAAAAGTTGCACACATCTGTTTTTGCTCGTGGATGTTCAATCTTATAACTTTAGACAATTTGAAAGCATACAATTTGGATTGTTTTTAGCTTCTGCTTTCCCCTAATTGCTTATGCAACTAGAAACCTGCACACATTTCATATATAATTCAGTGTTTATGAGTTAAGTGCTATGAAGGTATACCTTGAACTATACTCTACTCTGCAATTTCTAGTTTGTCTGCAGAAAGGATTTTAAATGGCGCCCTATATTGAGAAAGTTGAAAACATTGTTGCTCAATGAGTGGTGtgttgctgatgacttcagttTGCTAATTTACTTTCTCCAACATTCACCAATTCTAGAGAAGCGTACTCTTCAACTGTCCAAGGTACCATTATTTGTTTCCTACCTATGTCATCACTTGTTCGGTTAATGCTTTACATATATTTGATTCACCTCTGTGCATATTTTTTTTCATCTAAAACAGGTGCCAGAACCTGTTGTTAAAGCAAATGGATGCCACAGCCCAAGGGAAGGATCCATGGTATCTAAATGCCTCAAAGCAATTGAAGTCAAATATCAGGATGATGGAGTGCTTGATAAACTTTTAGCGATCTTAAATACCTATGGTGTGTCTTCTGAGGTGGTTACCATCCAACAGAAGGATTCTTTATCGTCTGAAAGTAAGTTTACTATTGATGCTTTTTGTTATTACTATATTTGCGGAATATGTGTGTGCGTTTGTTTACTAAATCTTAAAAGCATACCCGCAAAAAGATAGGCAACATAAAGGTTGAAGTTTCGTGTTAGTATAATGATTTTTATAATGAAGAAAAGGAATTAATATGATTCAGTAATTAAAAAAGTCTAAAGTGGAGATTATAGCAGCATTGCTTTGGTTTACCTGTATTTAACTATTTATTCGCATGATCGTACACACTTCTTCCTGCCAATGTTACCATGCAATGCTGGGCATCTACTCCAGTGAGGGTTGACTGGCTCCCTGTTCTCATCAGCCATTGCCAGCATAGGTGCAGAAGCCACAGCAGCCATTGCCCTGGTTTCTGTGCCATATTCAGATGGGGCTACAGCCAACTTATTCTTATAATCATCTATTACCCAAATACCCAATACCTAGGGTGACTATGAATGGCTGTCTTTCTGAGTTGGAAACTAATGCTTGAGTAGCATATGTGACCACAGAATATTTAATCTGTCCACTTTAAAGGAATGGTCTACCCATGCTGGTAAGAGCTGGCACTTTTCAAATTTCAATAGGACCTTTCTGTTTCTGCTCTCTAAACCATTGGTGCAAATCAGAATTGCTGCACCAAAGGCAAGAAAAATGTATAACGGTTCCTCCTTTTGTACTCCCAATGAGGCAGCTAGCTATATGTCTGTTTTGCTGTGTAGAGCTGGGACTCTACATATAACCTACCAAGTACCAAATAGTACGCTAATACTTTCAACCAGTTAGCACCATTAACACACCCTTCATGCTCTTCAATACTAAGTATGCAATACCATTTTCTGTATTTCAAGGCCCATTACTAGGCAATCTGAAATTTAGGTTGAACATCATATTTCTCTCTTTCTGCCTTTCTGGCTCTCTAATACTCACTGTTTGTTTAATGGTTGTACAGAATTCAGTTTCGAGCAGAAGGATTAAGACTGATGCCACTGACATCTCTACTGTCTCCTAGTTATTCAGAAATTTGTCATAAAATTTGCAGCAATGGCATTGCTGGCTTTTGTCTTTCTAATTCTTAGGTCAATCATGTTTATCAGAATTCATGGGTAGCTTAGATTTAGTCATATATAACTTGTATGACTGTAGCTATACTTGGATCAATTACTCTTTGCATGATGTACTCATTTGAATGCATCCCAGTCTCGACTTTCAAATGGTTTCATTCTGGATGcacatagatttgaatgcatctGAGTCGAGACTTTCAACTGGTTTCATTCTGGATGCACTTTTTCTGTTCTTGTGTACCTAGTATAACTTCCTCTGGTGCATATCAGCTCTAATAAATGGCAAAAAAGTTGAAAATGGTACAAATTTGTCCAAATACATACCTAGAAGCTTTATTGTTTGTTGCAACTTTGCATAGCTCTCTGCAAGGTATAGCTCTATCAAACAAAAACGTATCATGGGGATGACAATTTCTAGTTTTGGAGTTCAGTGAGCTCCTGTGCTACTCCAACTCTTTTCTCTATAAAACTAGAAACATAATCCTATATATCACGGGACAGGAGGAAGCTTTCAGTGTGGGAGGACACAAGCATGCTATTGGATTGTTTACATTAACCCTTCTCTCCAAATTAGATTTGAATTGAGTCGAGTCTGTTCGAAATCAAGTTAAAATCAATGAATTTGACTTCATTCAGTCTCCAAGGATTTTTGCTGGAAGTCCAAGAAACTCCTTAGTTTTGAGCTCAGTATTTCTTTCTTTTTCAAATCGAAAGTTCAAATTGCAAAACTGAGTTCAATCCTTCTATCTTTCAAAACCGAGTCAGAATTGATTTGAAAAAAAACCCATGTGACTTCCTTTTGAAATGGAATACGTAATTGCATTAAACCAAAGTCATAGAAAGATTACCGGACACTAAGTCCTCGAGACCATCCGGCGTGCCATCCCACACCAGAATACTGTTCTCGGCAACCTTTTGCCACCAAAGCATGAGCTACTTTATTACATTCACGAGGAGAAAACTGAATCGAGCAGCTACTAAAAGTAGAGCATATCATCAGAGATTTCAGTTCCAAGATAATTCCTCCAGTGTGCCAGCCGGAAGCCATCATTTTCAAGAGCTAATTTCACCATAGTGCAGTTCGTTTCTACGACAGCTTTTTGAATTCCCAATTGGTTGCCGCCTTGATTCTAGCCATATATGCAAGCAGTTCTGCACGAAAAAGCGTCCATATGATGGCTCAGTTTCCCAGCTCCTGCTTGCACAACCTCACCATTAGAGTCTCTTATCACAAATTCCCATCCTCCATTCCCAGAATGGCAATCAAAAGCCCCATCTGAGTTTATCTTAAGAGTCTCCCCTCCCGGTCTCTGCCATCTCTGTTTCAGACTTCTTGTTGTATTTGATTCCTTCGCAATAATGCGTAAAAACTCACCCGTTTGTGTCGCTAACTCATTGGGTTCCTGTCTCCTTTCTCCCTCTCGAATTCTATTTCTTTCAGTCCACCGGTGCCATAGCAAGTTGACACTGAGCACTCGATCTCTTTCCTTTAGACTCCATATATGTTCCAGCACATGTTTTGGAGATACCTGTGCTGCAACAGAGGTCCTGTATTAGAGGACATTGGTATTACGAGtaaaaactcaagatatgatacTTTTTATGGAAAATGGCAGAAATTGATTGCTCAAGGTCAATTTGGTTGTGGCTCAAGCCTATATAAGAAAAGACCCACAAGCAAAGGGGCACTCAATTCTCTATAAGCAAACAACCACAAAGCATACGAGCATCATCAAGGGACCAAGTAGCCTATACTTACGGAAGCCTAGCCTAGAGCTTCATGGCATGTTCCAAGAAGACTCTCGCTATTGTCGTTGTTCCGCTGCTGATGGCTCTCCTTGCCTCGGCAATGCCagcaagccaaggcagtcctgCCCTGTTAGGAGCAGAGCAGTGCTCCAAATCTGACAACTGCAATGAACAGTTGTGTGGGGCGACGTGCGCCGTCTTGGGGCTGAATGCTGTTCGGATATGCAAGGTTGTTGGTGGAGTCTCCTCCTGTTGTTGCGTCCCAAAACCATCCACCTCCATCGGCATCCGTCACTAGCTTATTCGCTGACTCATCATTTTCTCAATTAGATAGAGAAACAACATTTTTATTAGCAAAACTTAATATGTACTGTAAGGGTCAAAATGTGTGGCACAATGTATTACATCCATGCCAGCATAGCAAATAAGTGATGCcttgtatctttaaataaatttaatatatAAACGTGGTCATGGAAAACTTCACATTATGACAATACGCTTGATGAATGATGATTTCTCATTCTGCCTTGTTTTCACCTTCTCAACCCAATTCCGAATGATTGGTAACAAGCAATAGGATGCATTGTCCTTCTTGTTGGTGCGCGATGCAATGTGGATAGGCTTGCCAGCCCAGCATTGACCAATCCTCCCAACCAGTGTGTGCTTGTTGCTACTTTTGGCACTGCCAGTATTGCTAGGGAGCCCACGAATATCACATTCGAGATAGTTAGGGTGCTGGAAATTCTGATATAAGGAGATGTGACAATGCGATTGTCGGGATTCATATAGATGAAGCTACGGATCAGTTTACTAACAACGATGATTTGACCAATGCCGCACAATTCATCGTAACCTCTGGTACATACACTTCAACAGCATATCCCGTTGACAACTCAAGGTTTTCTTATTGGAAACTCCTCCGATCTTGAGGGAAACGAGAAAACTGTGTGTAGAATATGTTTCCTACTAAGGGGATCATGGACGATTGAGAGATCCATCTATCCAATCGATAAAAATGATCTATTAAGCATTTTACCTTTTTGTACCTAAATCTCTTCCAGCCCACATGATGTCTAGCAGATCTCTATACGAGATCTATCGGCATTCTAGGTGGCCTTGACGATCTTATGGCGCCCCCATTGTGCGATATCGTGATGGGTCATCCCGGGAGGCGTTCATGGGTCTTTTCAGCAAAGAACTAGCATTGAATCGgccttgccgacaagcaagtcgGCCTTGCCATTTAGATCTATCTCCACTGCCTATCTTGGACATGTGCGGCCCGGACGATCAAGCTCATGCCAGTGTGTGACCGAAATTTGCATCAACACACCTTTTATCGACTTTGTTGGGGAAGAAAGCAAGCATATGTACTACTACGGCCGATGGTAAGTAAGATGATCCGACTAATCCAAGCAATCCCATGTACATCACGAAGCCTTTGGCCGATCAACTTCCTAATGAGATTTGCAAAATGCTAGAGAAGAGGGCATAAGCCCGAGTTGCTGCTAGTCTAGAGTATGCCCTAGTATGCTTCAGAGTGGATCGGCTGGAACCTGTCAAGAAGATCAAACGCATCCAAATTGATCTATTCCAGCTACAACTTCATCTGAGGTGAAAACTCGTCAACCACCACCAAGATCTGGTGTGAGGGAATTTTGCTCAACTGAACATCCATTAGCTGCTATTAGTTAGGCGTGCTTAGGTAACAAGATAGTTGTTGGTTTGGTGTCCATCTAATAATGAGCTGAGCTAATAGCCGGGTCTATTTCGATCTACCACGACTAATTTTTAGCAGCAAATAACTACTAACTGGTTGGATCTAAATAGACCCTTAAATCATGTTAACGTTTTGTTAATTTTGACCAATATAATATTAGCGATCATCAAAATTGATATGGTGTATTAACAGACAATAGGCGCATAGAATGGTAGATTAGTATGCAGTGAATCTATATCAATAAAAAATTGATTGGCAAGGATCAAAATAGATATGGCATTATTAGGCAGCTTATGCTTGCTCATCAAGAAAAATGTGAAATTATAAATATATGATTTTAATTGCATTACCATTAGTATAAACATTGAGTGGGTAATATATACTAGACGATATTGGTACTACGAGTAAAAACTCAAGATTTGATATTTTTTAAGGAAAATGGCAGAAATTGATTGCTCAAGGTTAATTTGGTTGTGGCAAAAGCCTATATAAGAAAATACCCACAAGCATAGGGGCACTCAATTCACTATAAGCGAACAACCACAAATCATACGAGCATCATCAAGGgaccaagtagcttcttcttatGGAAGCCTAGCCTAGAGCTTCATGGCATGTTCCAAGAAGACTCTCACTATTGTCGTTGTTCCGCTACCGATAGCTCTCCTTGCCTCGGCAATGCCAGCAAGCCAAGACAGATGTGCCCTGTTAGGAGCAGAGCAATGCTCCAAATCTGACAACTGCAATGAACAGTTGTGTGGGGCGACGTGCGCCATCTTGGGGCTGAATGCTGTTGGGATATGCAAGGTTGTTGGTGGGGTATCCTCTTGTTGTTGCATCCCAAAACATCCACCTCCATCGGCATCCGCCACTAGCTTGTTCGCTGATTCATCAATTTCTCGATTCAAGATAGAGAAATTGCATGTTTATTAGCAAAACATAATATGCACTGTAAAGGTCAAAATTTGTGGCACAATGTATTCCATCCATGCCAGCATGGCAAATAAGTGATGCtttgtatctttaaataaatttagtaTATAATCGGTGGTCTTGGAGAACTTCACATTATGAAGATAAGCATGATGATTTCTCATCCTGCCTTGTTTTCATCTTCTCAACAAAATTTCGAATGATTGGTAACAAGCATTAGGATGCGTTGTCCTTCTTGTTGGCGTGTGATGCAGTATGGATAGGCTTGCTGGCCCAGCATTGACCAATCCTCCCAACCAGTGTGTGCTTGTTGCTACTTTTGGCACTGCCAGTATTGCTAGGGAGCCCACGAATATCACCTTTGAGATAGTTAGGGTGCTAGAAATTGTGATATAAGGAGATGCGGCTCCTACAGAGGGCACCTGAGTGACAATACGATTGTCAGGATTCATATAGATGAAGCTGTTGATCAGTTTTCTAACAACGATGATGAGACCAATGCCTCACAATTCATCATAACCTCCGGAACATACACTTCAGCAGCATATCCCGTTGACAACTCAAGGTTTTCTTATTGGAAACTCCTCTGATCTTGTGGGAAACGAGAAAACTGTGTGCAGAATATGTTTCCTACTATGGGGATCACGGGAGATTGAGAGATCCATCTATCTAATCGATAAAAATAATCTATGAAACGTTTTACCCTTTTTGTACCTAAACCTCTTCCAGTCACCATGATATCCAGTAGATCTCTATACGAGATCTATCGGCATTCTAGGTGGCCTTGACGATCTTATGGTACCCCCGTTGTGCAATATCCTGATGG
This sequence is a window from Miscanthus floridulus cultivar M001 chromosome 10, ASM1932011v1, whole genome shotgun sequence. Protein-coding genes within it:
- the LOC136490061 gene encoding putative FBD-associated F-box protein At5g56820; the encoded protein is MPKRSRENCEQPAAKVGSEDRLGSLPDDALLHVLSLLPSEDAVRTCVLARRWRHLWRFTAALRIARDDDKRWNVRWLHRFVTNFLRLRDSLSPLDVCDIFCCPFVLYQGGHAAQAFCFKVAEEWVRRVVSEYRARVLNVWIYTPEDMLEPADAPLVSQHLTRVELGEVELPSGILDLSGCPALEHLELISCRIQGERMLFPSVKHLRITNSSFCIIPRSSISAPSLVSLQLSDNWGFTPVLESMPSLAKAFVRFDDECCDKCPRHCYRIVVMATVMDAMGISVSRMTKTISMCFLGVCKAKRIWS